AGGGAGAACACCGAAGGGCTCTACTCCGGGATCGAGGAGATCGGGACTGAGAGGTCGACGACCCTCCGGGTGGTGACAAGAAAGGGGAGCGAGAGGATCGCCCGGTGTGCCTGCGGTCTTGCGAAGGAGAGGAGGAACTCGCTCGTCATCGGCAACAAGGCGAACGTCCTGAAGTCGGACGTCCTCTTCAGGGACACATGCCTTTCAGTTGCGGCTGAGGAAGGCGTTTCCGCGAAAACGGCATACATCGACGCCCTTACACTCGACGTTCTTATGCATCCCGCAGATTCCGACGTGATCGTTACGACGAACATCTTCGGCGATATTCTCAGTGACGCTGCCGGGTATCTAACTGGCGGCCTCGGGATGCTGCCGAGTGCGAACATAGGCGAAAAATACGCGTTTTTCGAGCCGGTTCACGGGAGTGCCCCGGACATCGCCGGGAAGGGGNNNNNNNNNNNNNNNNNNNNNNNNNNNNNNNNNNNNNNNNNNNNNNNNNNNNNNNNNNNNNNNNNNNNNNNNNNNNNNNNNNNNNNNNNNNNNNNNNNNNNNNNNNNNNNNNNNNNNNNNNNNNNNNNNCGGCGGGAATTCTTCGACTGAGGAGGTCGGAGAAGCTGTCATAAAGAGACTTA
This genomic stretch from Methanolacinia paynteri harbors:
- a CDS encoding isocitrate/isopropylmalate dehydrogenase family protein — encoded protein: MRIAVAPGDGIGKEVIPVARRILEMLLPGAEFFDVELGYEKWKRTGAACTDEDIESLKDSDAILFGAVTTPPDPCYSSVLLRIRKELDLYANLRPVCGDGFNIMIVRENTEGLYSGIEEIGTERSTTLRVVTRKGSERIARCACGLAKERRNSLVIGNKANVLKSDVLFRDTCLSVAAEEGVSAKTAYIDALTLDVLMHPADSDVIVTTNIFGDILSDAAGYLTGGLGMLPSANIGEKYAFFEPVHGSAPDIAGKG